TGGGTTCGTACCGGCATTGCCATGGTTGGGATCGGCTTTCTCGCAGCCGGCTTCGGCTTCAGTTCAACGGCCTATGATCGGATGGCCCATCTCGCAGCCATCATCATTGGTATTACTTCCTTGGTCAGCGGCATTCTGATCATCTTGTGTTCCGCTTCCGCTTATCATCGAAAACGCAATCAGATTAATTCACAGACATTCCAGGCATCCACGAAATTGATTCGGTTCCTGACGCTGATGCT
Above is a window of Paenibacillus sp. E222 DNA encoding:
- a CDS encoding YidH family protein, encoding MNGGIHISDTDQDITTIDSKYVQQHLANERTFLAWVRTGIAMVGIGFLAAGFGFSSTAYDRMAHLAAIIIGITSLVSGILIILCSASAYHRKRNQINSQTFQASTKLIRFLTLMLLVIGLALAVLLYVLLFPAWQV